One window of Methanogenium organophilum genomic DNA carries:
- a CDS encoding universal stress protein produces the protein MYTKILLATDGSENARRAADEAAGLARELSSHVILVYIINTPPSQSRMAKANFDVHSLLEEDARSEIKDTIQIFEKEDLPYTLKVAIGDPAAEIIEIAEKEKTDMIVIGSRGLGTIKGVFMGSVSQRVAHHASCPVMIVK, from the coding sequence ATGTATACAAAAATTCTTCTCGCAACTGATGGTTCTGAAAATGCACGGCGTGCAGCTGATGAAGCGGCAGGACTTGCAAGGGAACTCTCATCTCATGTGATTCTGGTGTATATTATCAACACGCCTCCTTCACAATCGAGGATGGCAAAGGCAAATTTTGATGTCCATTCCCTTCTGGAAGAGGATGCCAGATCTGAAATTAAGGATACAATCCAGATTTTTGAAAAGGAAGATCTTCCATATACGTTAAAGGTGGCAATCGGAGATCCTGCGGCTGAAATTATTGAAATTGCTGAAAAAGAAAAAACTGATATGATTGTCATCGGTAGCCGCGGTCTGGGAACAATTAAAGGAGTATTTATGGGAAGTGTCAGTCAGAGAGTTGCTCACCATGCATCATGTCCGGTTATGATTGTAAAATAA
- the mobB gene encoding molybdopterin-guanine dinucleotide biosynthesis protein B, whose translation MRIIHVVGRSNSGKTTFIHSLIPLLKNHGKTAVIKHLHSHHFELSPGKDTTTHYEHGADIVIGTDPEKAMAAIRNGSLYDMLDLLADQGVEYTIIEGHKAESFPKVVIGDLEIEQCILRNPKPEDVLTQISEFAEVFTLQGLVQELKRDCMSDETGCIAAFNGIVRKVTGSEITESMDFSDTTTINALSEDIQKDMEQIPGVLGVRFHHRTGVIPAGDNLTYIAVIAKHRQEAFAALMQGIDRMKHELHDVGKTLEGEYHGNA comes from the coding sequence ATGAGAATTATCCATGTAGTCGGCAGGTCTAACAGCGGGAAGACCACTTTTATTCATTCCCTCATTCCCCTGCTCAAAAATCACGGGAAGACAGCGGTGATAAAGCACCTCCATTCACATCATTTTGAACTGAGCCCCGGGAAAGACACCACGACCCACTATGAACACGGGGCAGACATTGTCATCGGCACCGACCCTGAAAAAGCAATGGCTGCTATACGAAACGGTTCACTCTATGATATGCTCGACCTTCTCGCAGATCAGGGAGTGGAATACACCATTATTGAAGGACACAAAGCAGAATCATTTCCCAAGGTAGTCATTGGTGACCTGGAAATTGAGCAGTGCATTCTAAGGAATCCAAAGCCGGAAGATGTTCTGACACAGATCTCTGAGTTTGCTGAAGTTTTTACCCTTCAGGGACTGGTGCAGGAACTAAAACGGGACTGCATGTCAGATGAAACCGGATGTATCGCTGCATTCAATGGCATTGTCCGTAAGGTTACCGGCTCAGAGATCACCGAATCAATGGATTTTTCAGACACAACAACAATCAATGCACTCTCAGAAGATATACAAAAGGATATGGAACAGATTCCCGGTGTTCTTGGGGTGCGCTTCCACCACAGGACAGGTGTTATTCCCGCAGGTGATAACCTCACATACATTGCAGTTATTGCCAAACACCGGCAGGAAGCCTTTGCCGCACTGATGCAGGGAATAGACCGAATGAAACATGAATTACATGATGTAGGAAAAACACTGGAGGGAGAATACCATGGAAATGCCTAA
- a CDS encoding SulP family inorganic anion transporter produces the protein MNAQKIKDEWLSNIRGDVLAGITVALALIPEAIAFSIIAGVDPMVGLYASFCIAVVISIAGGRPGMISAATGSMALVMVVLVRDFGVEYLLAATILTGILQFVLGLFKVGRFISFIPYSVVLGFVNSLAILIFLAQIPFLIGATLLVYAMTAATIGIIYILPRFTRAVPAPLVAIVVMTTIAIGTGLHVLTVGDLGSITQTLPTFHLPIVPLTLETLLIILPYSATLVIVGLLESLLTASIIDEMTDTRSNKNREVKGQGIANFITGFFGGMAGCAMIGQSVINVTSGGRGRLSSMTAGLFLIFLIIVLGDLVEQIPMAALVGVMIMVAIGTFEWQSVQDIAKIPKSDAFVMLATIAIVVYTHDLAKGVLTGVVLAALAMAWKMSVISVSDTAREDGVKVYTVRGQLFFGTMRAFIDLFDYAGDPKKIEIDFRNSHIWDQSAVEAIARVIDKYQQEGASVYVTGLDIESQKTLDKGFS, from the coding sequence TTGAACGCGCAAAAAATTAAGGACGAATGGCTGTCAAACATACGGGGTGATGTACTGGCAGGAATCACCGTTGCACTTGCACTGATTCCTGAAGCCATTGCTTTTTCCATTATCGCTGGTGTCGACCCCATGGTTGGGCTGTATGCCTCATTCTGTATTGCCGTCGTCATATCCATTGCCGGAGGGAGACCGGGCATGATCTCTGCTGCCACCGGTTCAATGGCACTAGTCATGGTTGTCCTTGTACGGGATTTCGGAGTTGAATACCTCCTTGCCGCAACCATTCTCACCGGTATTCTGCAGTTTGTTCTTGGTCTTTTCAAAGTGGGCCGATTTATTTCTTTCATTCCATATTCTGTAGTGCTGGGCTTTGTCAATTCCCTTGCAATATTGATATTTCTTGCCCAAATCCCGTTTTTGATTGGCGCAACGCTTCTCGTATATGCAATGACCGCAGCAACAATCGGAATCATCTATATTCTTCCCCGGTTTACACGGGCAGTGCCGGCACCCCTTGTTGCTATTGTTGTGATGACTACTATTGCAATCGGGACAGGGCTACATGTCCTGACCGTAGGAGATTTAGGCTCAATTACACAGACACTCCCGACATTTCATCTTCCAATAGTGCCGCTAACCCTTGAAACACTGCTTATTATTCTTCCGTATTCAGCAACCCTTGTTATTGTAGGCCTTCTTGAATCGCTTCTTACTGCATCAATTATTGATGAAATGACTGATACACGAAGCAATAAAAACCGCGAAGTGAAGGGACAGGGAATTGCGAACTTCATTACCGGTTTCTTTGGAGGTATGGCTGGATGTGCGATGATCGGTCAGTCTGTCATCAACGTGACATCGGGAGGACGGGGGCGCCTTTCATCAATGACTGCGGGACTGTTCCTGATTTTTTTAATCATTGTTCTCGGTGATCTTGTGGAACAAATCCCCATGGCGGCACTTGTCGGTGTTATGATCATGGTCGCAATCGGGACATTTGAATGGCAGTCTGTTCAGGACATCGCCAAAATACCGAAGAGCGATGCATTCGTTATGCTTGCAACGATCGCGATTGTTGTTTACACACATGACCTTGCAAAAGGTGTGTTAACGGGCGTTGTGCTTGCTGCCCTTGCAATGGCATGGAAAATGTCAGTCATCTCCGTTTCAGACACTGCACGGGAAGACGGAGTGAAAGTCTATACTGTAAGAGGACAGTTGTTCTTCGGAACAATGAGAGCATTCATCGACCTTTTCGATTATGCCGGTGATCCAAAAAAGATCGAGATTGACTTCCGCAATTCCCATATCTGGGATCAGTCCGCCGTCGAGGCAATTGCACGGGTAATCGACAAATATCAGCAGGAAGGTGCATCGGTTTATGTAACAGGCCTGGATATAGAAAGCCAGAAGACACTCGACAAGGGATTTTCCTAA
- a CDS encoding DUF5806 family protein, which translates to MVVEGNFPEYENGQNTSPVPEEELPREEQHEPATEMNPISGESSEKSDVPDTGGATEGEDQEELTEHTSPDDTPVSSERADDSTAELIDKSYAQIQKEVQALLGINADMPVLLPGRPPLSAEDEERINKYRKFQKVDGAAYRRVNQFLRKHTYVTAREWAIARLCADFTTRGGAEMTFIGENLPDLVPFMTDTYSPQAVNQARSSFKRKVRKSGATFFYGALCGFFTADELDDILFESSEVARFLLEVEGTSIDIDDEIDVEDRITEVMREVAEAASMIRNREPANIDEETEEEDKIPTDGEKK; encoded by the coding sequence ATGGTTGTTGAAGGGAATTTCCCGGAATACGAAAACGGGCAGAATACATCTCCTGTGCCAGAGGAAGAACTGCCCCGGGAAGAACAGCACGAACCAGCCACAGAAATGAACCCTATCTCAGGAGAATCCTCTGAAAAATCAGATGTCCCGGATACGGGAGGCGCAACTGAAGGGGAAGACCAAGAAGAATTAACTGAACATACCTCCCCTGATGACACCCCGGTCTCTTCAGAAAGAGCTGATGATTCCACTGCCGAATTAATCGATAAATCGTATGCGCAGATACAAAAGGAAGTGCAGGCCCTCCTCGGAATAAACGCTGATATGCCGGTCCTGCTACCAGGTCGCCCACCCCTCTCAGCCGAAGATGAGGAACGGATTAACAAATACCGTAAATTCCAGAAGGTGGATGGAGCAGCATACCGGCGGGTAAATCAGTTTCTCCGAAAACACACCTATGTTACAGCACGTGAGTGGGCCATAGCCCGCCTCTGTGCTGACTTTACCACCCGTGGCGGTGCAGAGATGACATTTATCGGTGAGAATCTGCCCGATCTGGTCCCTTTTATGACAGACACCTACTCACCGCAGGCAGTCAATCAGGCACGCAGTTCATTCAAACGGAAAGTCAGAAAATCAGGTGCCACATTTTTTTACGGGGCCCTCTGTGGGTTTTTTACCGCAGACGAACTGGACGACATTCTCTTTGAATCCTCAGAAGTAGCCCGTTTTCTTTTAGAAGTCGAGGGCACATCAATTGACATTGATGATGAGATAGATGTTGAAGACCGTATCACAGAAGTCATGCGTGAAGTGGCCGAAGCAGCGTCCATGATTAGAAACCGTGAACCTGCAAACATAGATGAAGAAACAGAAGAGGAAGACAAGATTCCCACAGACGGAGAGAAAAAATGA
- the xerA gene encoding site-specific tyrosine recombinase/integron integrase, whose translation MQGDYFSEWLPRFLHHLRMRNYSPGTIESYGRVIRKFGYYLWISRTKGAGKLVVYWQDLAHARLDTEVDTTPIIIDDFLAFLASLRDYKATTLQRIISSLSSFYRYLYAQGAIETNPLLAVDRPRIKEKEIKYLKHNQVMRLLGSIPDEDVRDRLIIRLIYATGVRVSELCGITLSDIDFDDHTIRVLGKGGKIRTVFVDEETLDEIDRFTGGRIDGPLFVGQMGHALSPRTVQHIFKQWAPEGITPHKIRHSYASELYRRSKNLRVVQENLGHSSIQTTEIYLHTDVDERRTVYQQYFPLSRKD comes from the coding sequence ATGCAGGGAGATTATTTTTCAGAGTGGCTTCCCCGGTTCCTGCACCACCTGAGAATGAGGAATTATTCGCCAGGGACGATTGAAAGTTATGGGCGTGTGATCCGAAAATTTGGATATTATCTTTGGATTAGTCGTACAAAGGGTGCGGGGAAATTAGTGGTCTACTGGCAGGATCTGGCACATGCCCGGCTTGATACGGAGGTTGATACCACTCCAATAATTATTGATGATTTTCTGGCCTTTTTGGCGTCATTGCGTGATTACAAGGCCACAACCCTGCAGAGAATTATATCATCACTGTCGTCATTTTACCGGTATCTGTATGCGCAGGGCGCTATCGAAACCAATCCTCTTCTGGCAGTGGACCGGCCCAGAATAAAGGAGAAGGAGATCAAATATCTCAAGCATAATCAGGTGATGCGCCTTTTGGGGTCTATTCCTGATGAGGATGTCCGGGACAGGCTGATTATTCGGCTGATATATGCTACCGGGGTTCGGGTTTCTGAGCTGTGTGGTATCACGCTGTCTGATATCGATTTTGATGATCATACTATTCGGGTTTTGGGAAAAGGGGGAAAAATACGGACTGTATTTGTTGATGAAGAGACGCTTGATGAGATTGATCGGTTTACCGGTGGGCGGATTGATGGCCCTCTCTTTGTTGGGCAGATGGGGCATGCACTGTCGCCCCGTACTGTGCAGCATATCTTCAAACAATGGGCTCCTGAGGGGATTACGCCACATAAAATTCGCCATTCGTATGCTTCTGAATTATATCGGAGATCAAAGAATCTCCGGGTTGTTCAGGAGAATCTTGGTCATTCATCGATTCAGACTACGGAAATTTATCTGCATACTGATGTTGATGAGCGGAGGACCGTATATCAGCAATATTTCCCTCTTTCGCGGAAAGATTAG
- a CDS encoding phosphoribosylanthranilate isomerase, with amino-acid sequence MRIKICGITTKEDALAAVSAGGDAIGVICHSPESPRNLPDANVRKIFSALPPGVICVCVTHTRDPDELQAVCRLSPDEIQINHPFPRSMVPASIRVVRVIAPGMTVPDDYDAVIVDASMGRGKKYDPAYSVFVRNTATIPFYLAGGLTPENVSEAVSIVRPDGVDVATGVELSPGMKDHAKIRAFIRAVRDAEVSVEK; translated from the coding sequence ATGCGGATTAAAATCTGTGGTATTACTACAAAAGAAGATGCATTGGCTGCAGTCTCGGCAGGCGGAGATGCTATTGGGGTAATTTGCCATTCGCCGGAATCGCCCCGTAATCTACCGGATGCCAACGTGCGGAAAATATTTTCAGCGTTACCTCCCGGGGTAATCTGTGTCTGTGTCACCCATACCAGAGATCCGGATGAGCTCCAGGCTGTTTGCCGTCTTTCTCCTGATGAAATTCAGATTAATCATCCATTTCCCCGGTCTATGGTGCCAGCTTCGATTCGTGTAGTCCGGGTCATCGCCCCCGGGATGACGGTGCCGGATGACTACGATGCGGTGATCGTCGATGCGAGTATGGGGAGGGGAAAAAAGTATGATCCTGCGTATTCTGTTTTTGTGAGGAATACAGCAACAATCCCGTTCTATCTGGCAGGTGGGCTGACGCCAGAGAATGTCAGTGAGGCAGTGAGTATTGTCCGTCCGGATGGTGTGGATGTAGCAACCGGAGTTGAACTGTCTCCAGGGATGAAAGATCATGCAAAAATTCGTGCGTTTATCCGGGCAGTAAGGGATGCAGAAGTATCGGTGGAAAAATGA
- a CDS encoding HEAT repeat domain-containing protein: MLHPAKATKGVSLTEEELQKKRTEAIEKYIALLKSDNLTFRWKAAEILGNMHAAEAVGPLIESLRDEYVDVSWIAAKSLGKIGDKRATIPLIDCLDSKEQWLRKGAATGLGLLKDKRAVVHLIRLLEDKKPKVRIAAIKALVLIGDKRATEPLSRCIKDRNKKVKKEAVEAIVAFRGDEAIKILNESLNDPDIKDAVEQAIRKIKKT; encoded by the coding sequence ATGCTTCATCCTGCCAAAGCCACTAAAGGTGTTTCTCTTACAGAAGAGGAACTCCAAAAAAAACGAACTGAGGCGATAGAGAAATATATCGCCCTCCTTAAAAGTGACAATCTTACCTTTCGATGGAAAGCGGCTGAAATACTGGGAAATATGCATGCGGCGGAAGCTGTCGGACCACTCATCGAATCTCTGAGAGACGAATACGTTGACGTCAGCTGGATCGCCGCCAAATCACTGGGCAAAATTGGTGACAAGCGGGCCACCATTCCCCTCATTGATTGTCTGGACAGTAAGGAACAGTGGCTGAGAAAGGGTGCCGCAACCGGACTTGGCCTGCTAAAAGATAAACGGGCAGTTGTTCATCTCATCAGACTACTGGAAGATAAAAAACCGAAAGTGAGAATTGCAGCAATTAAAGCATTGGTACTGATTGGTGACAAGCGGGCAACAGAACCTCTCTCACGCTGTATAAAGGACAGAAATAAAAAAGTGAAAAAAGAGGCAGTGGAGGCAATCGTGGCGTTTAGAGGAGATGAAGCCATAAAAATCCTCAACGAATCTCTCAATGACCCGGATATCAAAGACGCAGTTGAACAGGCGATCCGAAAAATCAAAAAAACGTGA
- the glmM gene encoding phosphoglucosamine mutase has protein sequence MEMPKKQLFGTNGVRGVIGEQMNPELVMKIGMALGSMRKGRIGIGRDTRTSGPALSRAVIAGLLATGCDVVDLGVLPTPAVQYLVREHFDAGAVITASHNPPEYNGVKIIEGDGTEMDDAETIRLEQRLFAEEFTLAEWEEMGILSAAPEMIYEYINAVAGYWNNCDADGMTVVADPGSGPACESTPKVLTQMGCHVFTINGMMDGTFPGRMPEPSPEGLQPLAELVRETGAAFGVAHDGDADRAVFVDETGHYLEENEQFALVERFICSETPGMVVTPVSTSFLAEKIAEETGSTVEYTRVGSISVARRMMALAAEGETVVYGGEGNGGLILPGHQHCRDGAMTAATMVALLKSSGKTLSELRSTLPPHAMLKDKIYTDSPNELLETAKNAFSGDTLDLTDGVRINRKGMWALLRPSGTEPFMRLYVEAETEDEAQAFRDEITKTISL, from the coding sequence ATGGAAATGCCTAAAAAACAATTGTTTGGCACAAACGGAGTGCGGGGTGTCATCGGCGAACAGATGAACCCGGAACTGGTAATGAAAATTGGGATGGCACTCGGGAGCATGCGAAAAGGACGTATTGGGATTGGACGCGATACCCGCACATCCGGCCCGGCACTCTCCCGTGCAGTAATAGCAGGACTGCTTGCAACCGGATGTGATGTCGTTGACCTTGGCGTCCTCCCCACCCCTGCCGTCCAGTATCTGGTCCGTGAACACTTCGATGCCGGGGCGGTCATCACCGCATCTCACAACCCCCCTGAATATAACGGCGTGAAAATAATCGAAGGAGACGGAACAGAGATGGACGATGCAGAGACCATTCGCCTTGAACAACGTCTCTTTGCAGAAGAATTTACGCTTGCAGAATGGGAAGAGATGGGCATCCTCTCCGCGGCACCGGAAATGATATACGAGTATATCAATGCCGTTGCAGGGTACTGGAACAATTGCGATGCAGACGGAATGACTGTCGTTGCAGACCCGGGATCCGGCCCTGCCTGTGAAAGCACACCGAAGGTCCTCACACAGATGGGGTGCCACGTCTTCACTATCAACGGCATGATGGACGGGACATTCCCAGGAAGAATGCCGGAACCATCACCGGAAGGGCTTCAGCCTCTGGCAGAACTTGTCCGCGAAACAGGTGCTGCCTTTGGAGTCGCACATGACGGCGATGCAGACCGGGCAGTGTTTGTCGATGAAACCGGACACTATCTGGAGGAGAATGAACAGTTTGCCCTTGTCGAACGGTTCATCTGTTCTGAGACGCCCGGCATGGTCGTCACACCAGTCAGTACCTCATTCCTGGCGGAAAAAATTGCTGAAGAAACCGGATCTACTGTTGAATATACACGCGTTGGAAGTATCTCTGTCGCACGCAGGATGATGGCTCTTGCAGCAGAGGGAGAGACAGTTGTTTATGGAGGAGAAGGAAATGGCGGCCTCATTCTTCCGGGTCACCAGCACTGCCGTGACGGAGCGATGACTGCGGCAACGATGGTGGCACTCCTGAAATCGAGCGGAAAAACGCTCAGTGAACTCAGATCCACGCTGCCACCACATGCAATGCTGAAGGATAAGATATACACGGATTCCCCAAATGAACTTCTGGAAACTGCAAAGAATGCCTTTTCCGGCGATACCCTTGATCTAACAGATGGGGTAAGAATTAACCGAAAAGGGATGTGGGCACTTCTCCGTCCTTCCGGAACAGAACCATTTATGCGCCTTTATGTGGAGGCAGAAACAGAGGATGAAGCGCAGGCATTCAGAGATGAGATAACAAAAACCATCTCACTCTGA